In the genome of Pirellulales bacterium, one region contains:
- the rpmI gene encoding 50S ribosomal protein L35, producing the protein MPKQKTHKATKKRFRLSANGKAMHRHAGTSHLAAGMSKKRRRNLRGTTAAAEVESKRVQTLLGKYSY; encoded by the coding sequence ATGCCCAAGCAAAAGACCCACAAGGCCACCAAGAAGCGGTTTCGCCTCTCGGCGAACGGTAAAGCCATGCACCGCCATGCGGGCACCAGCCACTTGGCGGCCGGCATGTCGAAAAAACGCCGCCGCAATTTGCGCGGCACCACCGCCGCCGCCGAGGTCGAGTCGAAGCGGGTGCAGACCCTGCTCGGCAAGTACAGTTATTAA
- the rplT gene encoding 50S ribosomal protein L20 has translation MRSMKGAARTQAKKRLFRKVKGYVGGRGRLYRTAKETLARAGAYATRDRRARKRDFRRLWIIRLNAAVRERGLRYSEFINGLNKSGMELDRKMLSEMAIADPAGFDVVVAQVRQALAVG, from the coding sequence ATGAGAAGCATGAAGGGCGCGGCCCGCACACAGGCCAAGAAGCGGTTGTTCCGCAAGGTGAAGGGCTACGTCGGTGGCCGCGGCCGACTCTATCGAACGGCCAAGGAGACGTTGGCCCGCGCCGGCGCCTATGCCACCCGCGACCGTCGCGCTCGCAAGCGCGATTTCCGCCGCTTGTGGATCATCCGCCTGAACGCGGCCGTCCGCGAGCGGGGTCTGCGCTACAGCGAGTTTATCAACGGCCTCAACAAGTCGGGGATGGAACTCGATCGAAAGATGCTTTCGGAGATGGCCATCGCCGATCCGGCCGGTTTCGACGTGGTGGTGGCCCAGGTGCGGCAGGCACTCGCCGTAGGCTAA
- a CDS encoding type II toxin-antitoxin system HicB family antitoxin, which translates to MLEPSRQTAHRCCILVSPEDGGYCVRAADLAGVVSEGDTVEEAVQNIKEAYAGAIESYLEHGDAIPWLVPPREPEEQEQCLWIDLDV; encoded by the coding sequence ATGTTGGAACCGTCACGACAGACTGCCCACCGCTGCTGTATTCTGGTGTCGCCGGAAGACGGTGGCTATTGTGTTCGCGCCGCCGATCTGGCGGGTGTCGTTAGCGAAGGCGATACCGTCGAGGAAGCCGTGCAAAACATCAAAGAGGCTTACGCCGGAGCGATCGAGAGCTACCTCGAACACGGCGATGCAATCCCGTGGCTAGTTCCTCCCCGAGAACCGGAGGAACAGGAGCAGTGCCTGTGGATCGATCTCGATGTCTGA
- the pheS gene encoding phenylalanine--tRNA ligase subunit alpha, producing MKLDDFKLELDQLEAAALAAFNAAGSAEPLEAARVEYLGAKSGRLKDLQKGLGGVDKPDKPAAGKRFNEVKQSVEAAFEAARRRAEQATVSTGTSAQFDPTLPGRRPRLGHLHPLTQTIDDLKQIMGRLGFNVAEGPEIEDEWHNFEALNIPGEHPARDPLENFYLAAAQTSAGKSGSAPPMLLRSQTSTVQIRVMEQTRPPVRIISLGRVYRPDTADATHYPMFHQIEGLLVDRHVTMADLKSVLRLFAMSYFGGDVHIRFRPSFFPFTEPSVEVDMSWHDRWIEMGGAGMVDPNVLRAVGYDPEEVSGFAFGLGVERVCARRHQVTDIREFYRNDVRFLEQF from the coding sequence GTGAAGCTCGACGATTTCAAGCTTGAACTCGATCAACTTGAAGCTGCCGCGCTGGCGGCATTCAATGCTGCCGGCAGCGCTGAACCGCTGGAAGCCGCCCGCGTGGAATACCTCGGTGCCAAAAGCGGTCGGTTGAAGGATCTACAAAAGGGGCTGGGCGGCGTCGACAAGCCCGATAAGCCGGCCGCGGGCAAACGCTTCAACGAAGTCAAGCAATCCGTGGAAGCCGCGTTCGAAGCCGCACGCCGGCGCGCCGAGCAGGCGACCGTCTCCACGGGCACGTCCGCTCAGTTCGATCCGACCTTGCCCGGCCGCCGCCCGCGTTTGGGGCACCTTCATCCGCTGACGCAGACGATCGACGATCTGAAGCAGATCATGGGCCGGCTCGGCTTCAATGTGGCCGAAGGCCCGGAGATCGAAGACGAGTGGCACAACTTCGAGGCACTCAACATCCCCGGCGAACATCCGGCCCGCGATCCGCTGGAGAATTTCTATTTGGCCGCCGCGCAGACCTCGGCCGGCAAGAGTGGCTCGGCCCCGCCGATGCTGCTGCGCAGCCAGACGAGCACGGTGCAAATCCGCGTGATGGAACAAACACGGCCGCCCGTGCGTATCATTTCGCTGGGCCGCGTTTACCGGCCCGACACCGCCGACGCCACGCACTATCCCATGTTCCATCAAATCGAGGGCCTGTTGGTCGATCGTCACGTGACCATGGCCGATTTGAAGAGCGTGTTGCGGCTGTTCGCCATGAGTTACTTCGGCGGCGACGTCCACATTCGCTTCCGGCCGTCGTTCTTTCCCTTCACCGAGCCGAGCGTGGAGGTCGACATGAGCTGGCACGACCGCTGGATCGAAATGGGCGGCGCCGGCATGGTCGATCCGAACGTGCTGCGGGCGGTCGGCTACGATCCCGAGGAAGTGAGCGGTTTTGCCTTCGGTCTGGGCGTGGAGCGCGTCTGTGCCCGACGCCATCAGGTGACCGACATCCGCGAGTTCTATCGCAATGATGTGCGGTTCCTCGAACAATTCTAG
- a CDS encoding proton-conducting transporter membrane subunit — MAVWLILCPLLAAAVVFATPSNRWRPWLVPLAGAIQLGLVAAALDQGEVSAFGGWLSLDPLSKLFLGFNALFFVLCSLYAPPYLALRQERPNRVFCACLLLAQAMMTLIVLSHHLGVMWVAMEATTLATAPGIYFNHNRRSLEATWKYLVICSVGIALALLGSFFLAYSSLHAGLEATLLFDDLVREAPHLSLPWLHAAFVLLFVGYGTKMGLAPMHTWKPDAYGEAPGLLGALMAGSLTSCAFLAILRFYQIAAVAHDLPFVQRIMMLIGMFSMALGAVFMIRQRDVKRLLAYSSVEHMGILVFGIGVGGTAVLGSLLHVVHNGLTKGVLFLSAANIHRAYGSKFTDDLHGVLRRLPLSGAMFLAGFFAITASPPFAPFVSEFQILSATFVTGHYWAGGLFVLLLFMVFIGMGVTVVSMSFGSPSAEAAPAGFQDSIGTGLPILLCMALVLLLGLYNPPPFVALLNDAVRALEQPG, encoded by the coding sequence ATGGCCGTTTGGCTGATTCTCTGTCCGCTCCTGGCCGCCGCGGTGGTGTTCGCCACACCGTCGAACCGTTGGCGGCCCTGGCTGGTGCCGCTGGCGGGGGCGATTCAACTTGGCCTGGTCGCCGCGGCGTTGGACCAGGGCGAGGTGTCGGCCTTCGGCGGCTGGCTGTCGCTCGACCCGCTGAGCAAGCTGTTTCTTGGATTCAACGCCCTTTTTTTCGTGCTCTGCTCGCTCTACGCGCCGCCCTATCTGGCCCTGAGGCAGGAGCGGCCGAACCGCGTGTTCTGCGCTTGCCTGCTGTTGGCGCAAGCGATGATGACGCTCATCGTGCTGTCGCATCATCTGGGCGTGATGTGGGTGGCCATGGAAGCCACGACCCTCGCGACCGCTCCCGGCATCTATTTCAATCACAACCGGCGGTCGTTGGAGGCGACGTGGAAATACCTGGTGATCTGCTCCGTGGGTATCGCCTTGGCGCTGCTCGGCTCGTTTTTTCTCGCCTACTCGTCGCTCCACGCCGGCCTGGAAGCGACGCTGCTGTTCGACGATCTCGTCCGCGAGGCCCCCCACCTCTCCTTGCCCTGGCTGCACGCCGCGTTCGTGCTGCTGTTCGTCGGCTATGGCACGAAGATGGGCCTGGCGCCGATGCATACCTGGAAGCCGGACGCCTACGGCGAGGCGCCGGGCCTTCTCGGCGCGCTGATGGCCGGCAGTTTGACCAGTTGCGCGTTTCTGGCCATTCTGCGGTTCTATCAGATCGCCGCCGTGGCGCATGACCTTCCTTTCGTGCAGCGGATCATGATGTTGATCGGAATGTTCTCGATGGCTCTGGGGGCGGTGTTCATGATCCGGCAGCGCGACGTGAAGCGGCTGCTGGCCTATTCGAGCGTGGAGCACATGGGCATTCTGGTGTTCGGCATCGGCGTGGGCGGCACGGCGGTGCTTGGCTCACTGCTGCACGTCGTCCACAATGGGTTGACCAAAGGTGTGCTCTTTCTCTCGGCCGCCAACATCCACCGCGCCTACGGCAGTAAATTCACCGACGATCTGCACGGCGTGTTGCGGCGGTTGCCGCTTTCCGGGGCGATGTTCCTGGCGGGCTTCTTTGCCATCACGGCGTCGCCGCCGTTCGCCCCGTTCGTCAGTGAGTTTCAGATTCTCTCGGCCACGTTTGTCACCGGACACTATTGGGCCGGAGGTCTGTTCGTGTTGCTGCTCTTCATGGTCTTTATCGGCATGGGAGTGACGGTGGTTTCGATGTCGTTTGGGTCGCCCTCCGCTGAGGCGGCGCCGGCCGGCTTCCAGGACAGCATCGGCACCGGTCTGCCGATCTTGTTGTGCATGGCGTTGGTGCTGCTGCTGGGTCTTTACAACCCGCCGCCGTTTGTCGCTCTGCTCAACGACGCGGTCCGCGCGCTCGAGCAGCCCGGCTGA
- a CDS encoding NADH-quinone oxidoreductase subunit H, producing the protein MINFLLHILLVLALPPLLPGVINKTKAFFAGRTGAPLAQVYYDLWKLVQKGSVFSETTTWVFKFGPVIGLATALLAAMIVPLGEHDAPLSFTGDLVLFAYLLGLGRFFTVLAALDTGSAFEGMGSAREATYACLAEPVLFFGLLVLAKISGSLRLAGMLDTSLEAQWGTAGAGMLLILASWFVLLLVENCRIPFDDPNTHLELTMIHEVMVLDHSGPALSLIVYGAAVKLFVFAALIVQLSVPLATGVGLVDWVVFVAGVLAVAVVVGVVESGMARLRLVSLPHLLIAAVVLSALGLVLIIAYA; encoded by the coding sequence ATGATCAACTTTCTATTGCACATTCTGCTGGTCTTGGCCCTGCCGCCGCTGCTGCCGGGCGTGATCAACAAGACCAAGGCGTTCTTCGCCGGCCGCACCGGGGCGCCGCTGGCGCAGGTCTACTACGATCTGTGGAAGCTGGTGCAAAAGGGATCGGTCTTCAGCGAGACGACGACCTGGGTGTTCAAATTTGGTCCGGTGATCGGCCTGGCCACGGCCTTGCTGGCAGCCATGATCGTTCCGCTGGGAGAGCACGACGCCCCCTTGTCTTTTACGGGCGACTTGGTTCTTTTCGCCTACCTGCTGGGACTGGGGCGTTTCTTCACCGTGCTGGCCGCGCTCGACACCGGCTCGGCCTTCGAAGGGATGGGGTCGGCCCGCGAGGCGACGTATGCCTGCCTGGCGGAGCCGGTGTTGTTTTTCGGCCTGCTGGTGCTGGCGAAGATCAGCGGATCGCTGCGGTTGGCGGGCATGCTCGATACGTCGCTCGAAGCCCAATGGGGAACGGCCGGGGCCGGCATGCTGCTGATTCTGGCAAGCTGGTTCGTGCTGCTGCTCGTCGAGAACTGCCGCATTCCGTTCGACGACCCCAATACGCACCTCGAACTGACCATGATTCATGAAGTCATGGTGCTCGACCACAGCGGGCCGGCCCTGAGCTTGATCGTCTACGGGGCGGCCGTCAAACTATTCGTGTTCGCGGCCCTCATCGTGCAACTGTCGGTGCCGCTGGCTACGGGCGTCGGCCTGGTCGACTGGGTCGTTTTTGTGGCCGGCGTGCTGGCGGTCGCCGTCGTGGTCGGCGTCGTCGAATCGGGCATGGCGCGGCTGCGTCTGGTGTCGCTCCCGCACCTGCTGATCGCCGCGGTCGTGTTGTCGGCCTTGGGGCTGGTGCTCATCATCGCGTATGCATAG
- a CDS encoding proton-conducting transporter membrane subunit → MNAEQWVIAAVVLLAVSGVPGFFFDRRSFFGQRLAALLVIVGCGCGLIGAVGRLSGAVGQGLTCPSPTGGTLTVGVDFLSAFFLLPVLLVSLCGAVYGVGYWKATEHPENHRKLSLFYGLLAAAMTLLVVARDGVLFLYAWEAMALSAFFLVATEDHDQQVREAAWIYLAASHFATLCLVGLFALMWSVSGTFDFVSLEAATPGLATAIFLVALLGFGTKAGVMPLHIWLPSAHAMAPSHVSALLSGVMIKMGIYGLVRIGSLLPHPPLWWGGLVLGLGVISGVLGVAFAIGQHDLKRLLAYHSIENIGIILLGLGLALVGRSLGQVSWVVLGLGGALLHVWNHALFKSLLFLSAGSVIHAVGTREIDLLGGLAKPMPRTAVLFLIGAVAICGLPPLNGFVSELLIYLGLFKTLGLKGSPGWPIAAFAAPALALMGVLAAACFAKVFGAVFLGVARSEHARRGHEAPVTMFGPMCILATCCAAIGLLPVLVAPWLEQAARAWTVNVAAPEQPLVSLAPLGRISVAAAALIALTVAIGVFLRQRLRSGEVASTLTWDCGFAAPSPRMQYTASSFAQMLVDLFAWALLPRRHEHRPKGLFPQQADFHTHVPETVLDRGIGPSFAWAARFFTRFRVLQRGSLQVYLLYIFATLILLLVWS, encoded by the coding sequence GTGAACGCCGAACAATGGGTGATCGCGGCCGTCGTCTTGCTCGCCGTCAGCGGGGTGCCGGGATTTTTTTTCGATCGCCGCTCGTTCTTCGGCCAACGCCTGGCGGCGCTGCTGGTGATCGTGGGCTGCGGCTGCGGGTTGATCGGCGCCGTGGGGCGCTTATCCGGCGCGGTAGGTCAAGGCCTGACCTGTCCCTCGCCGACCGGCGGCACGTTGACCGTGGGCGTCGATTTTCTTTCGGCGTTTTTTCTGCTGCCCGTGCTGCTCGTTTCGCTCTGCGGGGCGGTCTATGGCGTCGGCTATTGGAAGGCCACGGAACACCCGGAAAACCATCGCAAGCTGTCGCTGTTCTATGGACTGCTGGCGGCGGCGATGACGCTGCTGGTCGTCGCGCGCGACGGCGTGCTGTTTCTCTATGCCTGGGAAGCGATGGCCCTCAGCGCCTTCTTCCTGGTCGCCACCGAAGACCACGACCAACAGGTGCGCGAGGCGGCCTGGATCTATCTGGCCGCCAGCCACTTCGCCACGCTCTGCCTGGTCGGGCTGTTCGCCCTGATGTGGAGCGTGAGCGGAACGTTCGACTTCGTCAGCCTCGAAGCGGCGACGCCGGGCCTGGCCACCGCCATCTTTCTCGTCGCCCTGTTGGGATTCGGCACGAAGGCCGGCGTCATGCCGCTGCACATCTGGCTGCCCAGCGCGCATGCCATGGCGCCCAGTCACGTCTCGGCGCTGCTGTCGGGCGTGATGATCAAAATGGGCATCTACGGCCTGGTGCGCATCGGCTCGCTGTTGCCGCATCCGCCGCTGTGGTGGGGAGGGCTGGTGCTGGGCCTGGGCGTGATCTCCGGCGTGCTTGGCGTCGCGTTCGCCATCGGTCAGCACGACCTCAAGCGGTTGCTGGCCTACCACAGCATCGAGAACATCGGCATCATTCTGCTGGGGCTGGGTCTGGCGCTGGTCGGCCGATCGCTGGGACAAGTCTCGTGGGTCGTGCTGGGCCTCGGCGGCGCCCTGTTGCACGTTTGGAACCACGCCTTGTTCAAGTCGCTGTTGTTCTTGAGCGCCGGCTCGGTGATCCACGCCGTCGGCACACGCGAGATCGACCTGTTGGGCGGACTGGCCAAACCCATGCCCCGCACCGCGGTATTGTTTCTGATCGGCGCGGTCGCCATCTGCGGTCTGCCCCCGCTGAACGGTTTTGTGAGCGAGCTGTTGATCTACTTGGGACTCTTCAAGACGCTGGGCCTGAAGGGATCGCCGGGCTGGCCGATCGCGGCCTTTGCCGCGCCGGCGCTGGCGCTGATGGGCGTGCTGGCCGCCGCCTGTTTCGCCAAAGTGTTCGGCGCGGTGTTTCTCGGCGTCGCTCGGTCGGAGCACGCCCGGCGGGGGCATGAAGCACCCGTGACGATGTTCGGTCCGATGTGCATCCTGGCCACGTGCTGCGCCGCGATCGGGCTGCTGCCCGTTCTCGTCGCCCCCTGGCTCGAACAAGCTGCCCGCGCATGGACCGTGAACGTGGCCGCCCCAGAGCAGCCGCTCGTCAGCTTGGCGCCGCTGGGACGGATCAGCGTGGCGGCCGCGGCGCTGATCGCGCTCACCGTCGCGATCGGCGTCTTCCTCCGGCAGAGGCTGCGCAGCGGCGAAGTCGCCTCAACCCTCACTTGGGACTGCGGCTTCGCGGCCCCGTCGCCGCGGATGCAGTACACGGCGTCGTCGTTCGCTCAGATGCTCGTCGATCTTTTCGCCTGGGCCTTGCTGCCCCGCCGTCACGAGCACCGGCCCAAGGGCCTGTTTCCGCAACAGGCCGATTTCCATACGCACGTGCCGGAAACGGTCCTCGACCGCGGCATCGGGCCGTCGTTCGCCTGGGCGGCACGCTTCTTCACCCGGTTTCGCGTCCTGCAACGCGGCAGTCTCCAGGTCTACCTGCTCTACATTTTCGCGACGCTCATTCTCCTGTTGGTGTGGAGTTAA